A window of the Brassica napus cultivar Da-Ae chromosome A2, Da-Ae, whole genome shotgun sequence genome harbors these coding sequences:
- the LOC106383029 gene encoding 26S proteasome non-ATPase regulatory subunit 12 homolog A, which translates to MGDSGNLEASIDRLLNEEKQMRLAENVSGTRKAATEILQLCFEAKDWKLLNEQILNLSKKRGQLKQAVQSMVQQAMQYIDQTPDIETRIELIKTLNNVSAGKIYVEIERARLTRKLAKIKEDQGQIAEAADLMQEVAVETFGAMAKTEKIAFILEQVRLCLDRQDYVRAQILSRKINPRVFDADTKKDKKKPKEGENIVEEAPADIPSLLELKRIYYELMIRYYSHNNEYLEICRSYKAIYDIPSVKETPEQWIPVLRKICWFLVLAPHDPMQSSLLNATLEDKNLSEIPDFKMLLKQVVTMEVIQWTSLWNKYKDEFEKEKSMVGGSLGDKAGEDLKLRIIEHNILVVSKYYSRITLKRLAELLCLSIEEAEKHLSEMVVSKALIAKIDRPSGIVCFQVSKDSNEILNSWAVNLEKLLDLVEKSCHQIHKETMVHKAALRP; encoded by the exons ATG GGAGACAGCGGCAACCTCGAGGCGTCGATAGATCGGCTTCTGAATGAAGAGAAGCAGATGAGGCTCGCGGAGAATGTATCCGGTACAAGGAAGGCGGCTACCGAGATTCTGCAGCTCTGTTTTGAAGCTAAGGACTGGAAGCTTCTCAACGAGCAGATTCTCAATCTCTCCAAGAAGCGTGGTCAGCTTAAACAG GCTGTGCAATCCATGGTGCAGCAAGCGATGCAGTATATCGACCAGACTCCAGACATTGAAACTCGGATTGAGCTTATCAAGACGCTGAACAATGTTTCTGCTGGAAAG ATATATGTTGAAATTGAGAGGGCTCGGCTCACAAGGAAGCTTGCTAAGATTAAGGAAGACCAGGGTCAGATTGCTGAGGCTGCAGATCTCATGCAAGAAGTTGCT GTGGAGACATTTGGCGCTATGGCAAAAACTGAGAAGATTGCATTTATCCTTGAACAA GTCCGCTTGTGCTTGGATCGTCAAGATTATGTTCGTGCCCAAATCTTGTCTAGGAAGATCAATCCTAGAGTTTTTGATGCAGATACGAAAAAGGATAAGAAGAAACCTAAGGAAGGTGAGAACATTGTAGAGGAGGCTCCTGCTGATATACCGTCTTTGTTGGAGCTTAAGCGAATTTACTATGAGCTAATGATTCG GTATTATTCTCATAACAATGAGTACCTTGAGATCTGCCGTAGCTACAAGGCGATATATGACATCCCTTCTGTAAAAGAAACCCCAGAGCAGTGGATTCCA GTCCTGAGGAAGATCTGCTGGTTCTTGGTCTTGGCACCTCATGATCCAATGCAATCAAGCTTGCTCAATGCAACTTTGGAAGATAAGAATTTATCAGAAATTCCTGATTTCAA GATGCTTCTAAAACAGGTAGTGACAATGGAGGTTATTCAATGGACGTCTCTCTGGAACAAATACAAGGATGagtttgagaaagaaaaatCCATGGTTGGAGGTTCTTTGGGTGACAAAGCTGGTGAAGATCTGAAACTGAGAATCATTGAACAC AATATTCTCGTTGTCTCAAAGTACTACTCAAGGATAACCTTAAAGAGACTTGCAGAGCTTTTATGCCTAAGCATTGAG GAGGCGGAGAAGCATCTGTCAGAGATGGTAGTGTCGAAAGCACTGATTGCAAAAATAGACAGACCTTCAGGAATAGTGTGCTTCCAGGTCTCAAAGGACAGCAACGAGATTCTCAACTCGTGGGCAGTGAATCTGGAGAAGCTCTTGGATCTTGTTGAAAAGAGTTGCCACCAGATTCACAAGGAAACAATGGTCCACAAAGCCGCACTGAGACCTTGA
- the LOC106383040 gene encoding DNA-directed RNA polymerase II subunit 4, with protein MSGEEEENAAELKIGDEFLKAKCLMNCEVSLILEHKYEQLQQVSEDPMNQVSQVFEKSLQYVKRFSRYKNPDAVRQVREILSRHQLTEFELCVLGNLCPETAEEAVAMVPSLKTKGRAHSDEAIEKMLNDLSLVKRFE; from the exons ATgtctggagaagaagaagagaacgcCGCCGAGCTCAAGATCGGAGACG AGTTTTTGAAGGCGAAGTGCTTAATGAACTGTGAAGTGTCTTTGATCCTTGAGCACAAGTACGAGCAGCTGCAGCAAGTCTCTGAGGATCCTATGAATCAAGTTTCTCA AGTGTTTGAGAAGTCCTTGCAGTATGTGAAGCGATTTAGCCGCTACAAGAATCCAGATGCTGTTCGACAAGTTCGAGA AATCTTGAGTAGACATCAACTCACTGAGTTTGAG CTTTGCGTTCTTGGCAATCTATGTCCCGAAACTGCTGAAGAAGCTGTGGCTATGGTTCCTTCTCTCAAG ACAAAAGGAAGAGCTCACAGTGATGAAGCAATTGAGAAGATGCTCAATGATCTCTCCCTTGTCAAGAGATTTGAGTAG
- the LOC125588975 gene encoding uncharacterized protein LOC125588975 produces MHQETLHYYNLWKLAVQERDEAKEQLMQSLAEASQLRQLFDTLLLYEEQIRCHQPETKDETTQNCNHNHFPVDSPSRLSSPSPLDFGSSVYSSPLDPTFPSSQMHVVAEKTRDYETVVLEMIGGVLPENGKFFKAVSEAGSLVESMFVTGPVPKWKNPPVLLSSQITVLSNSNAGNWNYGGLEFGSGIPNRSSSGKMSQFGLMS; encoded by the coding sequence ATGCACCAAGAAACTCTGCATTACTATAATCTGTGGAAACTTGCTGTCCAAGAAAGAGACGAAGCAAAGGAACAACTGATGCAGTCACTCGCCGAAGCCTCTCAGTTACGGCAACTCTTCGACACCTTACTGTTGTACGAAGAACAAATACGCTGTCATCAGCCAGAAACCAAAGatgaaactactcaaaactgtAATCACAATCACTTCCCCGTAGATTCTCCGTCGCGGCTCTCCTCTCCATCGCCGTTGGATTTTGGCTCGAGTGTCTATTCGTCGCCGTTGGATCCCACCTTCCCGTCGAGTCAGATGCATGTTGTCGCTGAGAAGACGAGGGATTACGAGACAGTTGTGCTGGAGATGATCGGTGGAGTGTTGCCGGAGAACGGTAAGTTTTTTAAGGCGGTTAGTGAAGCGGGATCGCTGGTCGAGTCGATGTTCGTAACCGGTCCGGTTCCGAAATGGAAAAATCCTCCGGTTCTGTTGTCGAGTCAAATAACGGTTTTAAGTAATAGCAACGCTGGGAATTGGAATTACGGTGGTTTGGAGTTTGGTTCGGGGATCCCAAACCGGTCTTCTTCAGGCAAAATGTCACAGTTCGGTTTGATGTCTTAA
- the LOC125581706 gene encoding uncharacterized protein LOC125581706: MEEDRKEKNSPWLSVPQFGDWDHKSGGGAMPDYSMDFTKIREMRKQNKRDPSLASFGNEEELIKPPESSAPVAKLTTVHSENKQHFSPDHHHQPHSPSAKRSIFSCFNCCVKA; the protein is encoded by the exons ATGGAGGAGGACAGAAAAGAG AAGAACTCTCCATGGCTATCTGTGCCACAGTTTGGTGACTGGGACCATAAAAGCGGAGGAGGAGCAATGCCTGATTACTCGATGGATTTCACCAAGATCAGGGAGATGAGGAAACAGAACAAGAGAGACCCTTCTCTAGCCAGTTTTGGCAACGAAGAAGAGCTCATCAAGCCACCCGAGTCATcagcaccagtagctaaactcacAACTGTCCATAGTGAAAACAAGCAACACTTCTCTCCGGACCACCATCACCAACCACATTCCCCTTCT GCAAAGAGAAGCATCTTCAGCTGCTTCAACTGCTGCGTCAAAGCTTGA